In Gracilimonas sp., the sequence ATTTTAGTTACAACTCCGGCGCCCACGGTACGTCCGCCTTCGCGAATCGCAAACCGCAGCCCTTCTTCCATCGCTACCGGCTGAATCAATCCTACATTCAGCTTCACGTTGTCTCCCGGCATTACCATCTCCACACCATCAGGAAGCTCACAAGCTCCGGTTACGTCGGTGGTACGGAAGTAAAACTGTGGGCGGTAGCCTTTGAAAAATGGCGTGTGACGGCCACCTTCATCTTTACTGAGTACATATACCTCACACTCAAACTCTTTGTGAGGAGTGATCGAGCCGGGCTTACAAAGTACCATGCCTCGCTCAATCTGCTCTTTGTTAATTCCTCGGAGCAGAATACCGGCGTTGTCTCCGGCCTGCCCTTCATCGAGCATACGACGGAACATCTCAATACCGGTTACTACCGATTTCATCGGGTCTTCTACAATCCCTACAATCTCAATCTCGTCGTTTACTTTAATAACTCCACGCTCGATACGTCCGGTAGCTACCGTTCCACGACCGGTGATCGAGAAGATATCCTCTACCGGCATCAGGAAGGGCTTGTCTACATCACGCTCCGGCGTTGGGATGGTTTCATCCACAGCCTTCATCAGCTCTACAATGCTTTCTTCGTGCTCGGCTTCGCCGTTGAGGGCGCCCAAGGCTGATCCCTGAATCAC encodes:
- the tuf gene encoding elongation factor Tu → MAKTYGGVAKQFADIDNAPEERERGITIATAHVEYETDARHYAHVDCPGHADYVKNMVTGAAQMDGAILVVAATDGPMPQTREHILLARQVGVPQIVVFMNKVDLVDDEELLELVELEVRELLSSYEFDGDDIPVIQGSALGALNGEAEHEESIVELMKAVDETIPTPERDVDKPFLMPVEDIFSITGRGTVATGRIERGVIKVNDEIEIVGIVEDPMKSVVTGIEMFRRMLDEGQAGDNAGILLRGINKEQIERGMVLCKPGSITPHKEFECEVYVLSKDEGGRHTPFFKGYRPQFYFRTTDVTGACELPDGVEMVMPGDNVKLNVGLIQPVAMEEGLRFAIREGGRTVGAGVVTK